In Aphanothece sacrum FPU1, a single genomic region encodes these proteins:
- a CDS encoding gamma-glutamyltransferase family protein, producing MKFDLDHYIYPSQRRVILGKRCAVATSQSLATLAGIEMFQQGGNAVDAAIATAITLTVVEPTSNGIGSDAFALVWDGKLHGLNASGKSSENLPLEAYNNLKEMPQLGWLTVTVPGAVSAWYTLWKRWGQLPFEALFSPAIRYAKEGFPVSPVTAQIWRRKEAVYLSRKSPEFQPFKEIFFPKNRAPKTGEIWGSYFHANTLKEIAQTGGESFYTGKLAQKFVNFSSETGGFLTLNDLAKHEPLWADPISTNYKELDVWEMPPNGQGIAALIALNILEGLELEKYPRDSIESFHYQIEAMKLAFADVYSHVSDSDYMRVSLKQLLDKKYGKKRQNLITSQAITLANPGIPKGGTVYLCTADTDLMVSFIQSNYDSFGSGILIPETGISLHNRGSAFTLEDKHPNQIAPNKRPFHTIIPGFLTQNNQPLGPFGVMGAPMQPQGHLQMVVNLLDYQMNPQTALDAPRWRFLEGNRILLERGLPPEIIQGLRQRGHDINLAPETMFGKGQMILRNEGVLVSASEPRADGLALAY from the coding sequence ATGAAATTTGATTTAGATCACTATATTTACCCTTCCCAACGTCGAGTCATTTTAGGTAAACGATGTGCAGTTGCTACCAGTCAATCTTTAGCAACTTTAGCAGGAATAGAAATGTTTCAACAGGGAGGAAATGCGGTTGATGCTGCTATTGCTACTGCTATTACTTTAACCGTAGTAGAACCCACATCTAATGGGATAGGTTCTGATGCTTTTGCTTTAGTTTGGGATGGTAAATTACATGGTCTTAATGCTTCTGGAAAAAGTTCTGAAAATTTGCCTTTAGAAGCTTATAATAATCTCAAAGAAATGCCCCAATTAGGATGGTTAACTGTCACAGTTCCGGGGGCGGTTTCTGCTTGGTATACGTTATGGAAGCGATGGGGACAATTACCATTTGAAGCATTATTTAGTCCTGCCATTCGTTATGCAAAAGAAGGGTTTCCGGTTTCTCCTGTTACTGCCCAAATTTGGCGACGCAAAGAAGCAGTTTATCTGTCTAGAAAATCTCCCGAATTTCAACCCTTTAAAGAAATTTTTTTTCCTAAAAATCGCGCCCCTAAAACTGGAGAAATTTGGGGTAGTTATTTTCATGCTAATACATTAAAAGAAATTGCTCAAACAGGAGGAGAAAGTTTTTATACAGGTAAATTAGCTCAAAAATTTGTTAACTTTTCCTCGGAGACAGGAGGCTTTTTAACTCTTAATGATTTAGCTAAACACGAACCTTTATGGGCTGATCCTATTTCGACAAACTATAAAGAATTAGACGTTTGGGAAATGCCCCCAAATGGACAAGGAATTGCCGCATTAATAGCTTTAAATATTTTAGAAGGATTAGAATTAGAAAAGTATCCCCGTGACTCAATAGAAAGCTTTCATTATCAAATTGAAGCAATGAAATTAGCCTTTGCTGATGTGTATTCTCATGTGTCAGATTCAGATTATATGAGAGTTTCACTTAAACAATTATTAGATAAAAAATATGGAAAAAAACGTCAAAATTTAATTACATCTCAAGCCATTACTTTAGCAAATCCAGGAATACCAAAAGGCGGAACAGTATATTTATGTACAGCAGACACCGATTTAATGGTATCCTTTATACAATCAAATTATGATAGTTTTGGCAGTGGTATATTAATTCCAGAAACAGGAATATCTTTACATAATAGAGGGTCAGCTTTTACATTAGAAGATAAACATCCTAATCAAATTGCTCCTAATAAACGTCCCTTTCATACCATTATCCCTGGATTCTTAACTCAAAATAATCAACCATTAGGCCCATTTGGTGTTATGGGCGCGCCCATGCAGCCCCAAGGACATCTGCAAATGGTGGTAAACCTACTTGATTATCAAATGAATCCTCAAACAGCTTTAGATGCCCCTAGATGGCGATTCTTAGAAGGAAATAGAATACTTTTAGAAAGGGGTCTACCCCCTGAAATTATTCAAGGTTTACGACAACGAGGCCATGATATTAATCTTGCCCCTGAAACCATGTTTGGAAAGGGTCAAATGATATTAAGAAATGAGGGAGTTTTGGTTAGTGCATCTGAACCTCGTGCCGATGGTTTAGCATTAGCATATTAA
- a CDS encoding Uma2 family endonuclease — translation MSIIKTQNIIITDHNPPLPPTDLIFDDGEPMESNRHRIAMNVLIDSVYQALAEREDFFAGGNMFIYYSSEQVKNKDFRGPDFFTVLDVEGDTSRQGWVVWEEGGRYPDVIVELMSPSTADIDTGIKKEIYERIFKTFNYFVYDPFNSNSLQGWCLGSNQRYEPLIANENGWLWCESLGLWLGTWGGTILKETAPWLRFYDAQKNLVLLPAEAAKKEAEMAQQQVEIERQRAEVLAAKLRELGVNLDD, via the coding sequence ATGAGTATTATTAAAACCCAAAATATTATTATTACCGATCATAACCCTCCGTTACCGCCAACGGATCTAATTTTTGATGATGGGGAACCAATGGAAAGTAATCGTCACCGCATTGCTATGAATGTTTTGATTGATTCAGTTTATCAAGCTTTAGCGGAACGAGAGGATTTTTTTGCGGGGGGGAATATGTTCATTTATTACAGCAGTGAACAGGTCAAAAATAAAGATTTTCGGGGGCCTGATTTTTTTACAGTTTTAGATGTAGAAGGGGATACCTCCCGACAAGGTTGGGTAGTTTGGGAAGAAGGGGGACGCTATCCTGATGTAATTGTGGAATTAATGTCTCCTTCGACAGCAGATATTGATACGGGAATTAAAAAAGAAATCTATGAACGTATCTTTAAAACGTTTAATTATTTTGTCTATGATCCCTTTAATTCTAACTCATTACAAGGTTGGTGTTTAGGTAGTAATCAACGTTATGAACCCCTTATTGCGAATGAGAATGGATGGTTATGGTGTGAAAGTTTGGGGTTATGGTTAGGCACTTGGGGAGGAACTATTCTTAAAGAAACTGCACCTTGGTTACGGTTTTATGATGCACAAAAAAACTTAGTTTTGTTACCCGCAGAAGCAGCTAAAAAGGAAGCTGAAATGGCACAACAACAAGTTGAAATAGAACGTCAACGAGCAGAAGTTTTAGCGGCTAAATTGAGAGAATTAGGCGTTAATTTAGACGATTAA
- the rppA gene encoding two-component system response regulator RppA: protein MKILLVDDESELTEPLTRVLSREGYQVDVADNGKVGYQLALVNSYDLLILDWMLPQYTGVEICQQLRSQGKHTPVLLLTAKDTVDDRVMGLDAGADDYLVKPFELRELMARVRALLRRSPSFEAIPTPKLKVADLELDRDNQVAYRQGRGMNLSEKEVQLLTYLMQHPGQLLTHEQIYQQLWTDQEQPNSNVLAALMRLLRRKIEAEGTLIYTVYGKGYRFGEPG, encoded by the coding sequence ATGAAAATTCTTTTAGTGGATGATGAGTCCGAATTAACTGAACCTCTCACCCGTGTGTTATCCCGTGAAGGTTATCAGGTGGATGTGGCTGATAATGGCAAAGTTGGCTATCAGTTGGCTTTGGTTAATTCTTATGATCTCCTAATTCTCGATTGGATGTTGCCTCAATACACAGGTGTGGAAATTTGTCAACAATTGCGATCGCAAGGGAAACATACGCCTGTTTTATTGTTAACGGCTAAGGATACAGTAGATGATCGGGTGATGGGTCTGGATGCGGGGGCCGATGATTATTTGGTCAAACCCTTTGAATTACGAGAATTAATGGCGAGAGTTCGGGCCTTATTGCGGCGTTCTCCCTCATTTGAAGCGATTCCGACTCCTAAGTTAAAAGTAGCAGATTTAGAACTAGATCGGGATAATCAAGTCGCTTATCGTCAAGGACGAGGCATGAACCTCTCGGAGAAGGAAGTCCAACTACTGACTTATTTAATGCAGCATCCTGGCCAATTATTGACCCATGAGCAAATTTACCAGCAGTTATGGACAGATCAAGAACAACCCAATAGTAATGTTTTAGCAGCTTTAATGCGTTTGTTGCGCCGTAAAATTGAGGCGGAAGGCACTTTAATTTATACTGTCTACGGCAAAGGCTATCGCTTCGGAGAACCAGGTTGA
- a CDS encoding NAD(P)H-quinone oxidoreductase subunit 4 gives MFDLQIPWLTAIILFPLVTAFAIPLIPDKEGKTVRWYALGVSLLNFTLTIYAFSNQYNFDTVDFQLSETYAWVPQIGLNWSVGIDGLSMPLIVLSGLITNLALLGSWNIDRKPRLFYFLMLVLYSAQIGVFAAQDLLLFFIMWELELVPVYLLISIWGGQKRLYAATKFILYTALASIFILVSALALAFYGDTVTFDMAQLGRKEFPLALEILAYAGFFVAFAVKMPIFPLHTWLPDAHSEAPAGVSMILAGVLLKMGGYGLIRCNIEMLPHAHIKFAPLLVILGVINIVYGAFTAFAQTNLKRRLASSSISHMGFVLIGIASFSELGMNGAVLQMLSHGLIAAALFFLCGTTYERTHTLMMDEMGGLGKQMPKTFALFTAASMASLALPGMSGFVAELTVFLGIAESDAYSTAFKTGVIFLTAVGLILTPIYLLSMLRVVFYGQNNSELTLPKFQLDAKPREIFITSCLLIPIIVIGLYPKLAMTTYDIKTVEVATKVRSVLSVFAQQKQVNNELASTVLVAPEID, from the coding sequence ATGTTTGATCTACAAATTCCCTGGCTAACAGCCATCATCCTTTTTCCCTTAGTGACTGCCTTTGCCATTCCTTTGATACCGGACAAAGAAGGAAAAACCGTTCGCTGGTATGCACTAGGAGTTAGTTTACTAAACTTTACATTAACAATTTACGCCTTTTCTAATCAGTACAATTTTGACACAGTAGATTTTCAACTCAGTGAAACTTATGCTTGGGTTCCCCAAATTGGATTAAATTGGTCTGTAGGCATCGATGGGTTATCGATGCCTTTAATCGTTTTATCGGGCTTAATTACAAATTTAGCGTTACTAGGGTCTTGGAATATAGACCGTAAACCTAGACTATTTTATTTCCTGATGCTAGTGCTTTATAGCGCACAAATTGGGGTATTTGCTGCCCAAGATTTACTCTTATTCTTTATTATGTGGGAATTAGAGTTAGTCCCCGTTTATCTATTAATTTCTATCTGGGGTGGTCAAAAACGTTTATATGCTGCCACCAAATTTATTCTTTACACTGCTTTAGCTTCAATTTTCATTCTCGTATCTGCCTTAGCTTTAGCCTTCTACGGTGATACAGTCACCTTTGATATGGCCCAGTTAGGCAGGAAAGAATTTCCTTTAGCCTTAGAAATCTTGGCTTATGCTGGCTTTTTCGTAGCATTTGCGGTCAAAATGCCTATTTTTCCCTTACATACTTGGCTACCTGATGCCCATAGTGAAGCACCTGCGGGTGTTTCTATGATTCTTGCTGGTGTATTGCTCAAAATGGGCGGTTATGGACTAATTCGCTGCAATATCGAAATGCTGCCCCATGCTCACATTAAATTTGCGCCTCTGTTGGTTATTTTAGGGGTTATCAACATAGTTTATGGGGCATTTACCGCTTTTGCTCAAACCAACTTAAAACGTCGCCTAGCTTCTTCTTCTATCTCTCACATGGGTTTTGTCCTCATCGGGATTGCTTCCTTTAGCGAGTTAGGCATGAATGGGGCTGTATTACAAATGTTATCCCATGGATTAATTGCGGCGGCCTTATTCTTCTTGTGTGGGACAACTTACGAACGCACTCATACCTTAATGATGGATGAAATGGGTGGTTTAGGGAAACAAATGCCCAAAACTTTCGCCCTATTTACTGCTGCTTCGATGGCATCTTTAGCCTTACCTGGAATGAGTGGTTTTGTGGCAGAATTAACGGTATTTTTAGGCATAGCTGAAAGTGATGCTTACAGTACCGCATTTAAGACAGGGGTGATTTTCTTAACGGCTGTGGGCTTAATTTTAACCCCTATTTATCTACTGTCAATGTTACGGGTTGTGTTCTACGGACAGAATAATAGTGAGTTAACTTTACCTAAGTTTCAACTTGATGCTAAACCCCGTGAAATTTTTATTACTTCCTGTTTATTAATTCCTATCATTGTTATTGGGTTGTATCCTAAATTAGCGATGACTACCTATGATATAAAAACCGTAGAAGTTGCCACTAAAGTTCGCTCAGTTTTGAGTGTATTTGCTCAGCAAAAACAGGTAAATAATGAGTTAGCTTCAACCGTATTAGTTGCGCCAGAAATTGACTAA